A portion of the Longimicrobium sp. genome contains these proteins:
- the pnuC gene encoding nicotinamide riboside transporter PnuC — protein MSALDFLKAAFGNSWIEWIAVVFGIVSVYLSVREKIWSWPTAIVNVSLYIYIFFNAKLYADMGLQVYFLGISFYGWWNWLYGGANHTELHVTRITPRNAAILAAIGIMAAAGLSHLLATHTDAAVPWADSTLTVASLIAQYLMTRKVLENWAIWVAVDVGSIAMYIYKGLYPTVFLYSVFLVLATMGWFEWKRSLAQHPVPAQA, from the coding sequence ATGAGCGCGCTCGACTTCCTCAAGGCCGCGTTCGGCAACAGCTGGATCGAGTGGATCGCGGTCGTGTTCGGGATCGTGAGCGTGTACCTGAGCGTCCGCGAGAAGATCTGGAGCTGGCCCACCGCCATCGTGAACGTCTCGCTGTACATCTACATCTTCTTCAACGCCAAGCTGTACGCGGACATGGGCCTGCAGGTGTACTTCCTGGGGATCTCGTTCTACGGCTGGTGGAACTGGCTGTACGGCGGCGCCAACCACACGGAGCTGCACGTCACCCGCATCACCCCGCGCAACGCGGCGATCTTGGCGGCGATCGGGATCATGGCGGCGGCGGGGCTCTCGCATCTCCTGGCCACGCACACGGACGCGGCGGTGCCGTGGGCGGACTCCACGCTCACGGTCGCGAGTCTGATCGCGCAGTACCTGATGACCAGGAAGGTGCTGGAGAACTGGGCCATCTGGGTGGCCGTCGACGTGGGCTCCATCGCCATGTACATCTACAAGGGGCTGTATCCCACCGTCTTCCTCTACTCCGTCTTCCTCGTGCTGGCGACGATGGGGTGGTTCGAGTGGAAGCGCTCGCTCGCGCAGCATCCCGTCCCGGCACAGGCATGA